A region of Paralichthys olivaceus isolate ysfri-2021 chromosome 24, ASM2471397v2, whole genome shotgun sequence DNA encodes the following proteins:
- the aox6 gene encoding aldehyde oxidase 6 isoform X5 translates to MSERHGDSLRFFINGKKVTENHADPEIMLLSFLREKLRLTGTKYGCGGGGCGACTVMVSRYQPATKTIIHYSANACLLPLCQLHGAAVTTVEGIGSTKTRIHPVQERIAKAHGSQCGFCTPGMVMSMYALLRNKPQPSMDDITQALAGNLCRCTGYRPIVDGCRTFCQETNCCQANGAGNCCLNAEKDTDEPEQVEEKPQLFDKEAFVPLDPTQELIFPPELILMAEASNPQTLTFHGERMTCVFPASLEELVQLKRSSPKAPLLMGNTNLGPDIKFKGVVHPLIISPTRVTELFEVTQTPQGVWLGAGCSLSEVRSLLEKLLPQFPEEKTELFTAMIQQLGNLGSQQIRNVATLGGNIMSAYPNSDLNPVLAAGNCKLSVISSGGRREVSLHQDFFVSFGKTALKPEDIVLSVFIPFSRKGEFVRAFRQAPRKESSFATVTTGMRVFFSEGSRVVQDVSIYFGGMGSTTVSAAKTCAALIKRPWDDDVLSQAYDVLLDELVLPPSTPGGKVEFRRSLTLSFLFKFNLEILQKLREMNVITDQLPEKMQPLPREIQPSRQEFQHVPKDQNNQDPVGRPIMHRSAISQATGEAVYCDDIPRTDGELFLALVTSSRAHAKIMGIDVSEALRHPGVIDVITAKDIPGKKVRTFLGYHEELLAETEVSCIGQMLCAVVADTRVHARRGAAAVKISYEDLPDPVFTTEEAIEKSSFFEPQRMIKIGNVTEAFKSVDNVYEGEVRLGGQEHFYMETQSMLVVPVGEETEINAYVSTQWPTLTQDAIAETLGIPSNRVTCHVKRIGGAFGGKVTKTAILACITSVAAWKTNRAVRCVLERGEDMLISGARHPVLGKYKVGFMNDGRIMAADIQYYANAGNTVDESVLVIEKILLHMDNAYNIPNLRGRGAACRTNLPSNTAFRGFGVPQSVMVVENMVNDVAALLGRPADQIRETNMYKGVSVTHYKFEFSPENMLRCWEECKAKSDYSARRRAVDQFNQQSRWKKRGMSIIPIKFGIAFGESFLNQAAALVHIYKDGSVLVTHGGTEMGQGIHTKMQQVASRELHIPPSKIHISETSTNTVPNTCPSGASFGTDANGMAVKDACQTLYRRLEPVRQKNPKGSWESWVQAAFFERISLSATGFYRGLDLYMDWDKMEGQPYAYFTFGACCCEVELDCLTGDFRTLRTDIVVDIGRSVNPSVDIGQIEGAFMQGLGLYTLEELKFSPSGLLYTRGPSQYKIPAVCDVPLRFNVYLLSDSQNPHAIYSSKGIGEPVLFLGSSVFFAIKDAVAAARSESGLSGPFSLDSPATAERACLACASPFTQK, encoded by the exons ATGTCTGAGAGACACGGAGACTCTCTGCGCTTCTTCATCAACGGGAAAAAG GTAACAGAGAACCATGCCGACCCGGAGATTATGCTTTTATCCTTCCTCAGAGAGAAAC TGAGGTTGACTGGAACCAAGTATGGCTGCGGAGGCGGAGGCTGCGGTGCGTGCACCGTCATGGTGTCTCGCTATCAACCGGCCACCAAAACCATCAT ACATTACTCAGCGAACGCCTGCCTCCTGCCGCTGTGTCAGCTCCATGGAGCCGCAGTCACCACGGTGGAGGGCATCGGCAGCACCAAGACCAGGATCCACCCAGTACAG GAGCGAATAGCGAAGGCTCATGGCTCCCAGTGTGGCTTCTGCACTCCGGGGATGGTGATGTCCATGTACGCTCTGCTGAGGAACAAACCTCAGCCCTCCATGGACGACATCACTCAGGCTCTGGCTG GCAATTTGTGTCGGTGCACTGGATATCGCCCCATTGTTGATGGCTGCCGGACCTTCTGTCAG GAAACCAACTGCTGTCAAGCCAATGGAGCCGGAAACTGTTGCCTCAACGCAGAGAAAGATACTGATGAGCCAGAGCAGGT CGAGGAAAAGCCACAGCTGTTTGATAAGGAAGCGTTTGTGCCGCTGGACCCGACACAGGAGCTGATTTTCCCTCCTGAGCTGATC CTGATGGCGGAGGCGTCGAACCCACAGACACTCACCTTTCACGGGGAGAGGATGACCTGCGTGTTCCCTGCCtctctggaggagctggtgcAGTTGAAGAGGAGCAGCCCCAAAGCTCCGCTGCTCATGGGAAACACCAACTTAG GTCCAGATATAAAGTTCAAGGGTGTCGTGCATCCGCTGATAATATCCCCGACCAGAGTGACGGAGCTGTTCGAGGTCACTCAGACGCCACAGG GTGTTTGGTTGGGAGCAGGTTGCAGTCTGTCCGAGGTCCGCTCTCTTCTAGAGAAGCTGCTTCCTCAGTTTCCAGAGGAGAAGACCGAACTCTTCACAGCCATGATCCAGCAGCTGGGGAACCTGGGAAGCCAACAGATCCGTAACGTCGCT ACTCTCGGAGGCAACATCATGAGCGCGTACCCTAATTCAGACCTGAACCCAGTTTTGGCTGCGGGGAACTGCAAACTGAGCGTAATTTCCAGCG GAGGAAGACGGGAGGTTTCTCTGCATCAGGACTTCTTTGTTAGCTTTGGGAAAACCGCTCTGAAACCTGAAGACATCgttctctctgttttcattcCCTTTTCCAGAAAG GGGGAGTTTGTTCGAGCTTTTCGTCAGGCTCCCAGGAAGGAGAGCTCCTTTGCCACTGTGACAACAGGGATGAGGGTGTTTTTCTCTGAGGGATCTCGAGTGGTACAGGACGTCAGTATTTATTTTGGAGGAATGGGATCGACCACAGTGAGTGCTGCCAAAACCTGCGCAGCTCTCATCAAGAG GCCATGGGACGATGACGTCCTCAGCCAGGCCTATGACGTCCTCCTGGATGAGTTGGTTCTCCCTCCCTCGACTCCAGGAGGGAAAGTTGAGTTTCGGCGGTCACTGACTCTCAGCTTCCTCTTCAAGTTTAACCTGGAGATCCTCCAGAAGCTCAGAGAAATG AATGTGATCACAGATCAGCTTCCTGAGAAGATGCAACCTTTACCCAGAGAGATCCAACCCAGCCGGCAGGAGTTTCAG catgtGCCAAAGGACCAGAACAACCAGGATCCAGTGGGCCGTCCCATAATGCATCGCTCTGCCATCAGCCAGGCCACCGGTGAAGCCGTGTACTGCGACGACATTCCCAGAACAGATGGGGAACTCTTCCTGGCTCTGGTCACTAGCTCTCGAGCACACGCTAAAATCAT GGGGATCGATGTGAGCGAGGCTCTGCGGCATCCTGGTGTCATCGATGTCATCACAGCCAAAGATATTCCTGGGAAGAAAGTCCGTACGTTTTTGGGATATCATGAGGAGCTCCTCGCTGAGACTGAG GTGTCGTGCATCGGTCAGATGTTGTGTGCAGTTGTCGCTGATACGAGGGTGCACGCCAGACGAGGTGCAGCAGCCGTGAAGATCAGCTACGAAGATCTGCCGGATCCCGTGTTCACCACAGAG GAAGCCATTGAAAAATCCTCTTTCTTTGAGCCACAGAGGATGATCAAGATTGGAAATGTAACAGAGGCCTTTAAAAGTGTTGATAATGTTTATGAAG GCGAGGTTCGACTGGGCGGCCAGGAGCATTTCTACATGGAGACTCAGAGCATGCTGGTGGTTCCTGTTGGCGAGGAGACGGAGATCAACGCTTACGTCTCCACACAGTGGCCGACTTTAACTCAG GATGCGATAGCTGAGACACTGGGCATCCCATCAAACCGAGTCACCTGTCACGTCAAAAGGATAGGCGGAGCATTCGGAGGGAAGGTCACTAAAACCGCCATCTTGGCTTGTATCACCTCTGTGGCTGCATGGAA GACCAATCGCGCAGTCCGGTGTGTTTTGGAGCGAGGTGAGGACATGCTGATCTCGGGAGCTCGTCATCCTGTCCTGGGAAAGTACAAG GTTGGTTTCATGAATGATGGAAGGATCATGGCGGCAGACATCCAGTACTACGCCAATGCTGGGAACACTGTCGATGAATCTGTTCTG GTAATTGAGAAGATTCTGCTTCACATGGATAATGCATACAACATCCCCAACCTGCGAGGCCGCGGCGCCGCCTGCAGGACCAACCTGCCCTCCAACACTGCCTTCAGGGGCTTCGGCGTGCCCCAGAGCGTCATGGTTGTGGAGAACATGGTCAACGACGTGGCTGCGTTGCTGGGACGCCCTGCTGACCAG ATTCGGGAGACCAACATGTACAAGGGGGTGTCAGTCACCCACTACAAGTTTGAGTTCAGCCCAGAGAATATGCTGCGCTGCTGGGAGGAATGTAAGGCCAAGTCTGACTACAGCGCCCGCCGCCGAGCCGTCGACCAGTTTAACCAACAGAGCCGCTGGAAGAAGAGGGGCATGTCCATCATCCCCATTAAATTTGGCATCGCGTTTGGGGAGAGCTTCTTAAATCAG gcAGCTGCTCTGGTCCACATCTATAAAGACGGCTCTGTTCTGGTAACTCATGGTGGGACGGAGATGGGTCAGGGAATCCACACTAAAATGCAGCAG GTTGCCAGCCGGGAGCTTCACATCCCGCCCTCTAAGATTCACATTAGTGAAACCAGCACCAACACTGTTCCCAACACCTGCCCCTCTGGTGCTTCCTTTGGCACAGACGCCAATGGCATGGCGGTCAAG GATGCCTGCCAGACTCTGTACCGGCGACTGGAGCCAGTCAGGCAGAAGAaccccaaaggatcatgggagagTTGG gTCCAGGCAGCATTTTTCGAGAGAATCAGTTTGTCAGCCACTGGATTCTACAG AGGTCTGGACCTTTACATGGACTGGGACAAGATGGAGGGTCAGCCTTACGCTTACTTCACGTTCGGGGCGTGTTGCTGCGAGGTGGAGCTGGACTGCCTCACTGGAGACTTCAGG ACTTTGAGGACGGACATTGTGGTCGACATCGGCAGGAGTGTGAACCCTTCTGTGGACATCGGACAG ATTGAAGGAGCGTTCATGCAGGGTTTGGGTCTCTACACTCTGGAGGAGTTGAAGTTTTCTCCCTCCGGGCTCCTGTACACTCGCGGCCCTTCCCAGTATAAGATCCCTGCAGTGTGCGACGTGCCGCTTCGCTTCAACGTCTATCTGCTGTCAGACTCCCAGAATCCCCATGCCATCTACTCCTCAAAG GGTATCGGAGAACCCGTCCTCTTCCTGGGCAGCTCAGTATTCTTCGCCATCAAGGACGCCGTCGCCGCCGCCCGCTCAGAGTCCGGTCTCAGTGGCCCATTTTCCCTGGACAGCCCAGCGACAGCAGAGAGGGCCTGTCTAGCCTGTGCCTCCCCGTTCACTCAGAAG TGA
- the aox6 gene encoding aldehyde oxidase 6 isoform X4, with protein sequence MSERHGDSLRFFINGKKVTENHADPEIMLLSFLREKLRLTGTKYGCGGGGCGACTVMVSRYQPATKTIIHYSANACLLPLCQLHGAAVTTVEGIGSTKTRIHPVQERIAKAHGSQCGFCTPGMVMSMYALLRNKPQPSMDDITQALAGNLCRCTGYRPIVDGCRTFCQETNCCQANGAGNCCLNAEKDTDEPEQLFDKEAFVPLDPTQELIFPPELILMAEASNPQTLTFHGERMTCVFPASLEELVQLKRSSPKAPLLMGNTNLGPDIKFKGVVHPLIISPTRVTELFEVTQTPQGVWLGAGCSLSEVRSLLEKLLPQFPEEKTELFTAMIQQLGNLGSQQIRNVATLGGNIMSAYPNSDLNPVLAAGNCKLSVISSGGRREVSLHQDFFVSFGKTALKPEDIVLSVFIPFSRKGEFVRAFRQAPRKESSFATVTTGMRVFFSEGSRVVQDVSIYFGGMGSTTVSAAKTCAALIKRPWDDDVLSQAYDVLLDELVLPPSTPGGKVEFRRSLTLSFLFKFNLEILQKLREMNVITDQLPEKMQPLPREIQPSRQEFQHVPKDQNNQDPVGRPIMHRSAISQATGEAVYCDDIPRTDGELFLALVTSSRAHAKIMGIDVSEALRHPGVIDVITAKDIPGKKVRTFLGYHEELLAETEVSCIGQMLCAVVADTRVHARRGAAAVKISYEDLPDPVFTTEEAIEKSSFFEPQRMIKIGNVTEAFKSVDNVYEGEVRLGGQEHFYMETQSMLVVPVGEETEINAYVSTQWPTLTQDAIAETLGIPSNRVTCHVKRIGGAFGGKVTKTAILACITSVAAWKTNRAVRCVLERGEDMLISGARHPVLGKYKVGFMNDGRIMAADIQYYANAGNTVDESVLVIEKILLHMDNAYNIPNLRGRGAACRTNLPSNTAFRGFGVPQSVMVVENMVNDVAALLGRPADQIRETNMYKGVSVTHYKFEFSPENMLRCWEECKAKSDYSARRRAVDQFNQQSRWKKRGMSIIPIKFGIAFGESFLNQAAALVHIYKDGSVLVTHGGTEMGQGIHTKMQQVASRELHIPPSKIHISETSTNTVPNTCPSGASFGTDANGMAVKDACQTLYRRLEPVRQKNPKGSWESWVQAAFFERISLSATGFYRGLDLYMDWDKMEGQPYAYFTFGACCCEVELDCLTGDFRTLRTDIVVDIGRSVNPSVDIGQIEGAFMQGLGLYTLEELKFSPSGLLYTRGPSQYKIPAVCDVPLRFNVYLLSDSQNPHAIYSSKGIGEPVLFLGSSVFFAIKDAVAAARSESGLSGPFSLDSPATAERACLACASPFTQKIAADKPGSFKPWALNI encoded by the exons ATGTCTGAGAGACACGGAGACTCTCTGCGCTTCTTCATCAACGGGAAAAAG GTAACAGAGAACCATGCCGACCCGGAGATTATGCTTTTATCCTTCCTCAGAGAGAAAC TGAGGTTGACTGGAACCAAGTATGGCTGCGGAGGCGGAGGCTGCGGTGCGTGCACCGTCATGGTGTCTCGCTATCAACCGGCCACCAAAACCATCAT ACATTACTCAGCGAACGCCTGCCTCCTGCCGCTGTGTCAGCTCCATGGAGCCGCAGTCACCACGGTGGAGGGCATCGGCAGCACCAAGACCAGGATCCACCCAGTACAG GAGCGAATAGCGAAGGCTCATGGCTCCCAGTGTGGCTTCTGCACTCCGGGGATGGTGATGTCCATGTACGCTCTGCTGAGGAACAAACCTCAGCCCTCCATGGACGACATCACTCAGGCTCTGGCTG GCAATTTGTGTCGGTGCACTGGATATCGCCCCATTGTTGATGGCTGCCGGACCTTCTGTCAG GAAACCAACTGCTGTCAAGCCAATGGAGCCGGAAACTGTTGCCTCAACGCAGAGAAAGATACTGATGAGCCAGAGCAG CTGTTTGATAAGGAAGCGTTTGTGCCGCTGGACCCGACACAGGAGCTGATTTTCCCTCCTGAGCTGATC CTGATGGCGGAGGCGTCGAACCCACAGACACTCACCTTTCACGGGGAGAGGATGACCTGCGTGTTCCCTGCCtctctggaggagctggtgcAGTTGAAGAGGAGCAGCCCCAAAGCTCCGCTGCTCATGGGAAACACCAACTTAG GTCCAGATATAAAGTTCAAGGGTGTCGTGCATCCGCTGATAATATCCCCGACCAGAGTGACGGAGCTGTTCGAGGTCACTCAGACGCCACAGG GTGTTTGGTTGGGAGCAGGTTGCAGTCTGTCCGAGGTCCGCTCTCTTCTAGAGAAGCTGCTTCCTCAGTTTCCAGAGGAGAAGACCGAACTCTTCACAGCCATGATCCAGCAGCTGGGGAACCTGGGAAGCCAACAGATCCGTAACGTCGCT ACTCTCGGAGGCAACATCATGAGCGCGTACCCTAATTCAGACCTGAACCCAGTTTTGGCTGCGGGGAACTGCAAACTGAGCGTAATTTCCAGCG GAGGAAGACGGGAGGTTTCTCTGCATCAGGACTTCTTTGTTAGCTTTGGGAAAACCGCTCTGAAACCTGAAGACATCgttctctctgttttcattcCCTTTTCCAGAAAG GGGGAGTTTGTTCGAGCTTTTCGTCAGGCTCCCAGGAAGGAGAGCTCCTTTGCCACTGTGACAACAGGGATGAGGGTGTTTTTCTCTGAGGGATCTCGAGTGGTACAGGACGTCAGTATTTATTTTGGAGGAATGGGATCGACCACAGTGAGTGCTGCCAAAACCTGCGCAGCTCTCATCAAGAG GCCATGGGACGATGACGTCCTCAGCCAGGCCTATGACGTCCTCCTGGATGAGTTGGTTCTCCCTCCCTCGACTCCAGGAGGGAAAGTTGAGTTTCGGCGGTCACTGACTCTCAGCTTCCTCTTCAAGTTTAACCTGGAGATCCTCCAGAAGCTCAGAGAAATG AATGTGATCACAGATCAGCTTCCTGAGAAGATGCAACCTTTACCCAGAGAGATCCAACCCAGCCGGCAGGAGTTTCAG catgtGCCAAAGGACCAGAACAACCAGGATCCAGTGGGCCGTCCCATAATGCATCGCTCTGCCATCAGCCAGGCCACCGGTGAAGCCGTGTACTGCGACGACATTCCCAGAACAGATGGGGAACTCTTCCTGGCTCTGGTCACTAGCTCTCGAGCACACGCTAAAATCAT GGGGATCGATGTGAGCGAGGCTCTGCGGCATCCTGGTGTCATCGATGTCATCACAGCCAAAGATATTCCTGGGAAGAAAGTCCGTACGTTTTTGGGATATCATGAGGAGCTCCTCGCTGAGACTGAG GTGTCGTGCATCGGTCAGATGTTGTGTGCAGTTGTCGCTGATACGAGGGTGCACGCCAGACGAGGTGCAGCAGCCGTGAAGATCAGCTACGAAGATCTGCCGGATCCCGTGTTCACCACAGAG GAAGCCATTGAAAAATCCTCTTTCTTTGAGCCACAGAGGATGATCAAGATTGGAAATGTAACAGAGGCCTTTAAAAGTGTTGATAATGTTTATGAAG GCGAGGTTCGACTGGGCGGCCAGGAGCATTTCTACATGGAGACTCAGAGCATGCTGGTGGTTCCTGTTGGCGAGGAGACGGAGATCAACGCTTACGTCTCCACACAGTGGCCGACTTTAACTCAG GATGCGATAGCTGAGACACTGGGCATCCCATCAAACCGAGTCACCTGTCACGTCAAAAGGATAGGCGGAGCATTCGGAGGGAAGGTCACTAAAACCGCCATCTTGGCTTGTATCACCTCTGTGGCTGCATGGAA GACCAATCGCGCAGTCCGGTGTGTTTTGGAGCGAGGTGAGGACATGCTGATCTCGGGAGCTCGTCATCCTGTCCTGGGAAAGTACAAG GTTGGTTTCATGAATGATGGAAGGATCATGGCGGCAGACATCCAGTACTACGCCAATGCTGGGAACACTGTCGATGAATCTGTTCTG GTAATTGAGAAGATTCTGCTTCACATGGATAATGCATACAACATCCCCAACCTGCGAGGCCGCGGCGCCGCCTGCAGGACCAACCTGCCCTCCAACACTGCCTTCAGGGGCTTCGGCGTGCCCCAGAGCGTCATGGTTGTGGAGAACATGGTCAACGACGTGGCTGCGTTGCTGGGACGCCCTGCTGACCAG ATTCGGGAGACCAACATGTACAAGGGGGTGTCAGTCACCCACTACAAGTTTGAGTTCAGCCCAGAGAATATGCTGCGCTGCTGGGAGGAATGTAAGGCCAAGTCTGACTACAGCGCCCGCCGCCGAGCCGTCGACCAGTTTAACCAACAGAGCCGCTGGAAGAAGAGGGGCATGTCCATCATCCCCATTAAATTTGGCATCGCGTTTGGGGAGAGCTTCTTAAATCAG gcAGCTGCTCTGGTCCACATCTATAAAGACGGCTCTGTTCTGGTAACTCATGGTGGGACGGAGATGGGTCAGGGAATCCACACTAAAATGCAGCAG GTTGCCAGCCGGGAGCTTCACATCCCGCCCTCTAAGATTCACATTAGTGAAACCAGCACCAACACTGTTCCCAACACCTGCCCCTCTGGTGCTTCCTTTGGCACAGACGCCAATGGCATGGCGGTCAAG GATGCCTGCCAGACTCTGTACCGGCGACTGGAGCCAGTCAGGCAGAAGAaccccaaaggatcatgggagagTTGG gTCCAGGCAGCATTTTTCGAGAGAATCAGTTTGTCAGCCACTGGATTCTACAG AGGTCTGGACCTTTACATGGACTGGGACAAGATGGAGGGTCAGCCTTACGCTTACTTCACGTTCGGGGCGTGTTGCTGCGAGGTGGAGCTGGACTGCCTCACTGGAGACTTCAGG ACTTTGAGGACGGACATTGTGGTCGACATCGGCAGGAGTGTGAACCCTTCTGTGGACATCGGACAG ATTGAAGGAGCGTTCATGCAGGGTTTGGGTCTCTACACTCTGGAGGAGTTGAAGTTTTCTCCCTCCGGGCTCCTGTACACTCGCGGCCCTTCCCAGTATAAGATCCCTGCAGTGTGCGACGTGCCGCTTCGCTTCAACGTCTATCTGCTGTCAGACTCCCAGAATCCCCATGCCATCTACTCCTCAAAG GGTATCGGAGAACCCGTCCTCTTCCTGGGCAGCTCAGTATTCTTCGCCATCAAGGACGCCGTCGCCGCCGCCCGCTCAGAGTCCGGTCTCAGTGGCCCATTTTCCCTGGACAGCCCAGCGACAGCAGAGAGGGCCTGTCTAGCCTGTGCCTCCCCGTTCACTCAGAAG ATTGCAGCCGACAAACCAGGATCTTTCAAACCGTGGGCCTTAAACATCTAA